One Cellulomonas soli DNA window includes the following coding sequences:
- a CDS encoding protein-glutamate methylesterase/protein-glutamine glutaminase — MTRIRVLVVDDSVVVRRLVTDSLARDPQIEVVGVAANGKLAQSKVEQLAPDLITMDVEMPEMNGIEAVRALRRAGHTMPIIMFSTLTERGAEATLDALVAGATDYVTKPANVGSVQESMAQVADNLLPKIKALVSAPSQGGRVRGSLGSGPGIPGQQTPAGRPAGALAPPPVRAARVVTTRQEPPVHPLRLAVLGSSTGGPEALSKFFTALNQPLPVPLLVTQHMPPVFTRQLAARLDRLGPARVHEAGDGVPLQNGHVYIAPGDRHLEVRRAGAALQTQLTDGPPVNYCRPSVDVLFRSAVRACGGDLLAVVLTGMGADGRTGCEDVVTAGGLVLVQDEPTSVVWGMPGAVATAGLAHRILPLPDVAPTVERVLHGAAVSAGGGPS; from the coding sequence GTGACTCGGATCCGCGTCCTGGTGGTCGACGACTCCGTCGTCGTCCGTCGGCTCGTGACGGACTCGCTCGCCCGCGACCCGCAGATCGAGGTCGTCGGCGTCGCCGCCAACGGGAAGCTCGCGCAGTCGAAGGTCGAGCAGCTCGCCCCGGACCTCATCACGATGGACGTCGAGATGCCGGAGATGAACGGCATCGAAGCCGTGCGGGCCCTGCGCCGCGCCGGCCACACGATGCCGATCATCATGTTCTCCACGCTGACCGAGCGCGGTGCCGAGGCCACCCTCGACGCCCTCGTCGCCGGCGCGACCGACTACGTCACCAAGCCGGCCAACGTCGGCAGCGTGCAGGAGTCGATGGCCCAGGTCGCCGACAACCTGCTCCCGAAGATCAAGGCGCTCGTCTCGGCCCCGTCCCAGGGCGGTCGCGTGCGGGGCTCGCTCGGCAGCGGTCCGGGGATCCCCGGGCAGCAGACCCCCGCCGGACGGCCCGCCGGTGCGCTCGCGCCGCCGCCCGTGCGTGCCGCCCGCGTCGTCACCACGCGCCAGGAGCCGCCCGTCCACCCGCTGCGGCTCGCCGTCCTCGGCTCGTCCACCGGCGGGCCCGAGGCCTTGTCCAAGTTCTTCACGGCGCTCAACCAGCCGCTTCCCGTGCCGCTGCTCGTCACGCAGCACATGCCGCCCGTGTTCACGCGTCAGCTCGCCGCCCGGCTCGACCGCCTGGGGCCCGCCCGGGTGCACGAGGCCGGAGACGGCGTGCCGCTGCAGAACGGCCACGTCTACATCGCCCCCGGCGACCGGCACCTCGAGGTGCGTCGCGCCGGCGCGGCGCTGCAGACGCAGCTGACCGACGGCCCGCCCGTCAACTACTGCCGACCGTCCGTCGACGTGCTGTTCCGCTCAGCGGTCCGCGCGTGCGGCGGTGACCTGCTCGCGGTCGTGCTCACCGGCATGGGGGCGGACGGTCGCACCGGCTGCGAGGACGTCGTCACCGCAGGCGGTCTCGTGCTCGTCCAGGACGAGCCGACCAGCGTCGTGTGGGGGATGCCGGGCGCGGTCGCCACCGCCGGCCTGGCCCACCGCATCCTGCCGCTCCCAGATGTCGCACCCACAGTCGAACGTGTGCTGCACGGCGCCGCCGTCAGCGCAGGAGGGGGACCGTCATGA
- a CDS encoding CheR family methyltransferase: MTLTRDTFTYVADLVRRRSAIQLTPGKEYLVESRLMPLAREAGAADVDAYVTSVRAKPTEVSLVRIVEALTTNETSWFRDSAPFVALRQHILPPLVAARGQSARLRIWSGACSTGQEPYSIAMTLTDALPPSMSFEILATDLSTEVLERARSGTYSQLEVNRGLPAPMLVRHMVRQGTDWQISDELRRAITFKQHNLLDPAPIGGPFDVIFLRNVLIYFDLPTKRSILGRLRQVLKPDGILVLGAAETTIGVDDDWSRVPVGTGSVYRPAGASPAATTPVPNQRPTVGAPAPGASVGITPAGAPGTFASRTTPSTPVTSVGAQR, translated from the coding sequence ATGACCCTGACCCGTGACACGTTCACGTACGTCGCCGACCTGGTCCGTCGTCGCAGCGCGATCCAGCTGACACCGGGCAAGGAGTACCTCGTGGAGAGCCGGCTGATGCCGCTCGCCCGCGAGGCCGGTGCAGCCGACGTCGACGCCTACGTGACGTCGGTCCGCGCCAAGCCGACCGAGGTCTCGCTCGTGCGGATCGTCGAGGCGCTCACCACGAACGAGACGTCGTGGTTCCGCGACTCGGCCCCGTTCGTCGCGCTGCGCCAGCACATCCTGCCGCCGCTCGTCGCGGCCCGGGGTCAGTCGGCGCGGCTGCGCATCTGGTCCGGCGCGTGCTCGACCGGCCAGGAGCCGTACTCGATCGCGATGACCCTGACCGACGCGCTGCCGCCGTCGATGTCCTTCGAGATCCTCGCCACCGACCTGTCGACCGAGGTGCTCGAGCGGGCCCGCAGCGGGACGTACTCGCAGCTCGAGGTCAACCGCGGCCTGCCGGCCCCGATGCTCGTGCGCCACATGGTGCGGCAGGGCACCGACTGGCAGATCAGCGACGAGCTGCGCCGCGCGATCACGTTCAAGCAGCACAACCTGCTGGACCCGGCCCCGATCGGTGGCCCGTTCGACGTGATCTTCCTGCGCAACGTGCTCATCTACTTCGACCTGCCGACCAAGCGCTCGATCCTCGGGCGCCTGCGACAGGTGCTCAAGCCCGACGGCATCCTCGTCCTCGGCGCCGCCGAGACCACGATCGGCGTCGACGACGACTGGTCCCGGGTCCCGGTCGGCACCGGCTCGGTGTACCGACCGGCGGGCGCCAGCCCCGCAGCCACGACACCCGTGCCGAACCAGCGGCCGACCGTCGGGGCCCCCGCACCTGGTGCCTCCGTCGGGATCACCCCCGCAGGAGCGCCCGGCACGTTCGCCAGCCGCACCACCCCGTCCACGCCCGTCACATCCGTAGGAGCACAGCGATGA
- a CDS encoding response regulator: MRALVIDDSRTMRRIVAGTLEQLGFETAQAEHGREALDLLDAGLEVDLACVDWNMPVMDGLQFVTEVRNDPSRRGITLMMVTTEAETSQIVKALAAGAHEYLIKPFTPDAIRDKLDLLGLVPVEETV; this comes from the coding sequence ATGAGAGCCCTCGTGATCGACGACTCGCGCACGATGCGCCGTATCGTCGCCGGAACCCTGGAACAGCTGGGCTTCGAGACCGCCCAGGCCGAGCACGGTCGGGAGGCCCTGGACCTGCTCGACGCGGGTCTCGAGGTCGACCTCGCCTGCGTCGACTGGAACATGCCCGTGATGGACGGGCTGCAGTTCGTCACCGAGGTCCGCAACGACCCCAGCCGTCGGGGCATCACGCTCATGATGGTGACGACGGAGGCCGAGACCTCCCAGATCGTGAAGGCGCTCGCCGCCGGAGCGCACGAGTACCTCATCAAGCCGTTCACGCCGGACGCCATCCGCGACAAGCTCGACCTGCTCGGGCTCGTCCCCGTCGAGGAGACAGTATGA
- a CDS encoding chemotaxis protein CheX translates to MSTIVEQDQVFAIAQEVFAAMIDGDVGLLVPYEGDAPAFRDPVVAWVDLHGDWAGRAVLTTEMPVAHDLARALLGMGADEEISRVDLEDAFGEVANVVGGNIKSLLPTQGTLGLPQVADAVPDVSGAVLVHELRLAWRGQPMFVSTWVFA, encoded by the coding sequence ATGAGCACCATCGTCGAGCAGGACCAGGTCTTCGCGATCGCCCAGGAGGTGTTCGCGGCCATGATCGACGGCGACGTCGGTCTGCTCGTCCCGTACGAGGGCGACGCGCCCGCGTTCCGCGACCCGGTCGTGGCGTGGGTCGACCTGCACGGGGACTGGGCGGGTCGCGCGGTCCTGACCACCGAGATGCCCGTCGCGCACGACCTCGCCCGGGCGCTGCTCGGCATGGGCGCCGACGAGGAGATCTCCCGGGTCGACCTCGAGGACGCCTTCGGCGAGGTCGCCAACGTCGTCGGTGGCAACATCAAGTCGTTGCTCCCGACGCAGGGGACGCTCGGTCTTCCTCAGGTTGCCGACGCAGTGCCCGATGTCTCAGGTGCGGTCCTCGTGCACGAGCTGCGCCTCGCTTGGCGCGGACAGCCCATGTTCGTGTCCACATGGGTCTTCGCCTGA
- a CDS encoding response regulator codes for MIRVLVADDSRVMRQIVIRTLRQAGYDWDVREAENGAAGLAAVRADEPDVVLSDWNMPEMTGIEFLRALRREGFATPFGFVTSEGSPEMRATAEAAGALFLIAKPFTPEAFRDVIEPVLA; via the coding sequence ATGATCCGTGTGCTCGTCGCGGATGACAGCCGCGTCATGCGGCAGATCGTGATCCGTACCCTGCGCCAGGCGGGGTACGACTGGGACGTGCGGGAGGCCGAGAACGGCGCCGCGGGTCTGGCAGCGGTGCGGGCCGACGAGCCCGACGTCGTCCTGTCGGACTGGAACATGCCGGAGATGACCGGTATCGAGTTCCTCCGTGCGCTGCGTCGTGAGGGATTCGCCACGCCCTTCGGCTTCGTCACCTCGGAGGGGTCGCCCGAGATGCGGGCGACCGCCGAGGCGGCCGGTGCCCTGTTCCTCATCGCGAAGCCCTTCACCCCGGAGGCGTTCCGGGACGTCATCGAGCCGGTGCTCGCATGA
- a CDS encoding arsenate reductase/protein-tyrosine-phosphatase family protein, which produces MARVTPSDVPAPFRVLAVCTGNVCRSPAVERLLAARLGAPYRRPAGPGGARRGLLPAVEVASAGTGAVSGAPMTDRMASLLLEHGCDPTGFVARQVTPGMLRGTDLVLALTAQHRSAVIRLEPGAAVRTFTVRELARLLLDLDPADLPGAGATTADRLRAVVPLAAARRRAVPPRPEDDDVIDPYLGTDAQYRTAFAQLAPAVLEIAGAARR; this is translated from the coding sequence ATGGCGAGAGTGACCCCCTCCGACGTCCCTGCACCGTTCCGCGTGCTCGCGGTGTGCACGGGCAACGTCTGCCGTTCCCCGGCCGTCGAACGGCTGCTCGCCGCCCGGCTCGGCGCCCCCTACCGGCGGCCGGCGGGTCCGGGCGGGGCCCGGCGCGGGCTGCTGCCCGCCGTCGAGGTCGCCTCGGCCGGCACGGGTGCGGTCTCGGGTGCGCCGATGACCGACCGGATGGCCTCGCTTCTGCTCGAGCACGGGTGCGACCCGACGGGGTTCGTCGCACGCCAGGTGACGCCCGGCATGCTGCGCGGGACCGACCTCGTGCTCGCGCTCACGGCGCAGCACCGGTCCGCCGTCATCCGGCTCGAACCCGGGGCCGCGGTCCGCACGTTCACCGTGCGCGAGCTGGCCCGGCTGCTGCTCGACCTGGACCCGGCCGACCTGCCGGGGGCCGGCGCGACGACGGCCGACCGGCTGCGCGCCGTCGTGCCGCTCGCCGCGGCGCGGCGCCGGGCGGTTCCCCCGCGACCGGAGGACGACGACGTGATCGACCCCTACCTGGGCACCGACGCGCAGTACCGCACCGCGTTCGCCCAGCTGGCGCCCGCGGTCCTGGAGATCGCCGGCGCCGCACGCCGGTGA